GAAGGCAAAACTTACGAGGCTAACTGCAGTTAAAACTCAAAGCAACCGTTTCGGCCAACCTCTTCAGAAACAAGAAGCTATTTTAGTTGATCACACCACCTCAATCAAAGTCATCCTTTGGCAGGAACATTGTAACACGCTTACTGAGGAAAAAACATACAGGCTAAAGAACCTAAGGATCAAAGAATCATATGGAACAAGATACGTGAACACTCCTAAATCAGAGCACTTTGAATTCGAGGAAATTCCTGCATTCACCCAGAGTTTAGCTGCTGTTGCAACTGACATAGAGTCTCTGTCACAGGCCAAGATGTCAGCAAAGATCATTGGTGTACAAAGTGCAACGAAATCCCTTTCTTGTGTGGCATGCAAGAAAAAGGTGACCATTAAGACCAGTGGACAAATAGCAAACTGCTAATCCTGCAAGCTAATGCAAAAGGTTAATGCTTGCAGCTCACAGTGGATTCTGAAAATTCTATTTCAGAACACTCACAACATCAGTGAAAAGGTTGCAATTATGCTATTCCACCAAGAGGTAACCAAACTCGCAACATTATCAAGTGGTATTAATTTAAATATCATTTCAGAGGAAGAACTGATTTTAACCCTCCTAGAAATGGACTCTGAGTTCCTCATCACTTATAATACTTCTTCCAATAAGCTGATAGATGTTTACCAAAACGTTGCTTTTTACTAATAACATGTTATTAGCTAATCCGTTCATGTTATCAATGGAATGTTTGCACTACACACACAACATTCTACTTTATAGAGCTTACAACTATCTAATTTCACCAAAGTAATATTCTAGCTGTTGAAGCTTTGTTTAAAACTTAGTGTATGTTATATACATGTAGCCCACGCGTTCGTGTTATGCAGTAGATCAAAACATTCTACTTTATTGACCCTTGAACTATGTAATTTTAACAAAGTTGTATTCTACTTCAAATTATATTGAAAACTTATCTACGTATTAATTGTTACATACTGATACATGTAGCTGACACAAGTTCATGTTATCGATCAAATTTTCCTATTAGAGATAAAACGTTTTACTTTATAATGCATAAAAGTATGTCATTTTACCTAAGTCATTATGTTGTAGTTGAAATTATTTTGTCCAAAAATCATAAACAACTAAGAAATAGTACTTTGTATTATCACATTGTTACTTCATTAAAACGttagtaaatttgaaatttgtctAGTCATGCACCTCTTAGAAATCAATTATTAAATCCTGATTTAAGATGTACCCGAAatccccctcctccccccaacCCCTCCCCCACACACCGACCTGAATGACACTTTTCCAATGGCAATTTCAGTTCCCATAATAGCAATTTCGAACGCACTTCATTAATCCCTGATTACTCCtagttctaaaactaaagctacgctacaaagaggtctactgacaaatttaaggggccacacGTACCTGAGCTTTAACTTCtccgtttgcttgttttagactttccataaatttctcggtaattttcccgggaaattttagtcggtggaaagaaaaatttggccagagaaatgtaagacatgaagaaaattttaaaaagtgggtctagcgcaggtgaggtcatcaaattttacctgaaaaatcctttacctagttaccagttacgttttgaagtaaagaaaattcgggttgtgaatcaattattatcgctgagataataaaaaataatagataactaaaattagtagttaactgacaattggccaaaaaaatagtagttaactgacaattagccgaaaaattagtagttaactgacaattgggtacccccattagcaccctcagtAAGTCCTGTCATAGCAGACTAGATACAGCGCAAAATCGTTCATTATGCTGTGAAAGAGAAGTCTAAATTTCACACTAATAGTACCAACGAGTATCCCACGAGATGTtcaccctgaaagtaaacacaagcaagccacaacagccgggcgcgtttgttattgaacaccaaacagaaaaatcagctgtccttcggaagaaagttgtaattccttttccatcagtcttaggattagaacttgatgaaagaaaaataactctggatacttccgaaccaccacaaatgttttacaaaaggaaaaatgagtCTCGAGTAAACTCGGCGTGgtcagaacactttgaaaacttcaatcctgcaggttccagtttgtcatcaacaaccaacaaaactcgAGTGCAAATTCAATTGCAGCATCCAAACGAAAGCTTCTCCACATTAATCCACTTAGATGGAAGtcttaaaaaagcagctgaagcGGGAATTCGGGAAACGTACACGCATTCAAGTCAGGAAATGCTGGAGCCAGAGGCATTCTTTCCAGTTGCCAAAGACGCGACGTTAGTTCGCGCAACACAGCTCGCCGTCTTGGAACTACTAAAACAACCAGATAGAACCAGAGATGTAACgtggctgataaaaatgttcaaccgGATCCAGCAACAGTTCAAGAAATCTTTAAGCCAAAGAATGCCTAGTGTTCCGGTTAGCCTTGTcaacaaagaagaataaaactgaataaaagcgacagaaaacattcacgaacgctgtctttttccttttccgatcgTTTCAATAAGCTATCCAAGTATCTGTCAGCTAATAGAACACGTTCGGCGACCGTAATTCGACATCTTCGAATGGCTTCAGATCAGAGAAAGGGCAGATGGCAGCGCAAATATGTCTAAAAACTGACGATggaacaaattcatttcgcTTTCGACGCGCATCATACACGAAACGCTCTCGAATAAATGGACCCCTGCTTTCCCCTGCTGAGTGTTTGCGagtcgcatgctgattggcttaaatttgacGAGCTGTCAAATAGAGATCAGCTGGTACCTGCTTGCATGAAATGTGATACTTAGTGGTTCTTTTAAATACATTTCAGTGACATTTGAGTTCATGTTAATAGCTGTTGAAATCTCTTtgcgttttgttttcagttcgcggacaatctcgtacccagagtcctcgggctttttggccagcgggtgagcgcccggagagactctgggataatcgactccattttcccagaaaacgtgggttccggtcttatgacgtatggttgagtttaaacggaagcagaaaagagaaaaccgttaacagtagaaatggcgggttgaaagtgtttgagaaacaagaattttagccttacacacaaagaaactggagaaatgatcattggcttgctgcaagagcaagtgaagatgaaacctctgacgctttccgtgagtgtattttttggtgtttcagcgtacattccaccgTACAGAATGTaatgagaatgccatcgtgcaagcaacacgatcgacaaattttttttgtggaaacgacacaaatgtcctcttcttctacaatttgatgtttccgtaattctgaatggcttcgacaagaccttattccacggatttctcctcaaagagactgatgtaatgttttcccacggtacttttgcaacagcaacagtaatcactttttagcagttttagcagcgtgggaaaattcccgtgcggtatattacataattcaaacctcgtcgttttattatttttgtgatatatatatttctgaggtagaaaaaatcaatcagcactgaaacttgttttagattttgaatctccctccaaattctggggcttccgaattacttaccgactccctgtcggactgccattgttacgcaagcggccaatcaaaaatataattcaaatcgattatcccagagtctctccgggcgctcacccgctggccaaaaagcccgaggactctgggtacgagattggttCGCGGACCGATCCGTTTCGAAACTGACCCTCTACATCTGTTAGTGTGGATCTACCGCGAACAGTCTGTGCGCTTGTGTGCATTTTGAGCGTCTCCGCAGAAAGACAGTTCCCAACAAACGCCATTAGCGATGATACACTGAAAGTGGTGCAATATTTTCCACACCTTCCAAGAACTCGCCTATCGCAACAATTCTGCGAAACGAAAAAAACTTGACACAGTACAGTAGTatcagcaacctcgttcccagggtctctcttctctgcctccattgtagagaagagagaccctgggaacgaggttgtagtATCAGTAGGCAATTTGAAGTTTTTAAAGCGTTGTCGGTATGTTTCACGAATTTCTCGAAGCCGTTTCTGAAGAAGTTAAGGGAGGACGAGACAAGAACAAAGTGAAAGAGTTTCTTTCGCAACACAAATCGGAAAAAGCAAGTGACTGTCAAGAAAAGCCGCAGAGAGAAATTCGAACGCAGCTTGTGGAAGCCCTCGACAACGAAGACTTTGACGAAGTATTGAAGTTAATAGTCGAAGATAATGGAGAGATCGCCAAGACACTTAAAACTCTAAAAGATAATGCAAAAGCCATTGCTCAACGTGAACGAAAGAGGACAGCTTGTCTTGGCCAGTGTGCGCAGGGCTGTCGTGATTGTTCCAAACAAGAGATTGGCGCTCTTCTTCAGAAATGTTGCAAGACTAACAACGCTTGCAATTGCTCGTGTTGCTGCCAAAATGAGCAGCAAGACAGGCAAAACTGCAACCGTGGCAATTGCATGCAGCCGCTTTCTTGTGAATGTAGTAAGGAGCAACCTAAGGAAAACTTTAATAAAGAGGAAAGAGAGTGGATCAAAATACTTTCCAATCCGCTGTACATCAGTTTGGAGTGGTTCCGGAGGATCTCCACAAAGGCGCCTAGTGGAAATGAAGCcggaaagagaaaagaaaatgaagagGAAGACGTGATTGTTGCCGCTTTACGAGATTCGTATCTTCTTCAAACGATTGCCGGTAACGATATTCACCAACATAAAAAAGAATACCAAAAGCGAGCAGAAATAATTGAGGAATTTGCCAAAGCTGTTGTCGAAGAAAGCACGTGCGAACACGAACTACATGACATAATGGATACGCAAGGAGAAGGGTGTCTAAAGCAAGGCAAACCTGACAAGTTCATCCAAAGTTTAAGCGTCCTTAAGATTGCCACTGACTTGAAGAGGATGAAGGTTTGTATATTTACCAGTTTTTTAAGTTCAGGAGCAACCAGGCAACGACAAGTTGTTAGAGAAATAGATATTTTATTCAATGTTTATACATAGTATAGTAGCTGTTTTTTAAACTGCTTTAATGGAATTTATGCAATTAAATGTTGTTTGCATGCATGAATGCGGTCTTGAGTTCTCCATAAAGGTGCAGGTGTtgacattagaaacttctatagcattctagaactgttcTATTTAGAAGAGCTGGCGATTGTTTGATATTttagaactttagagattttagagattttagaacccccaaaagaccttacatattctagagctttagaaatcttagactcacaacatggaccatggatattctagaactgtagaacgtttagagattttagaagccccaaagcccctcagtctttttaaaataactctaaaatagAAGATAGCAACAGATGACGTGAtaatatcaaacgatcccttcggggcttctaaaatctctaaacgttctacagttctagaatattcatggtccatgttgtgagtctaagatttctaaagctctacaatatgtaaggtcttttgggggttctaaaatctctaaaatctctaaagcgTGAATTCCTGACGCTCAAACACGCTttacaataataacaaagaaaataatacaataaactataaaattaaatatcgttctaataaaaaaaaaaaaaaaatatatatatatatatatatatatatatatatatatataatcaaaaaCTAATTAACAATGATTTAGACAAACATATACAggcaaaaactagcgataaaagcgtccgacgtttcggcgacatcttggcgccattgtcaagggaaactaaattaaatatgcgggctaaggtctttgtctaactcatgcaaatttaatgactctggactcttagttactcttgagatcgcatatttaatttagtttcccttgacaatggcgccaagatgtcgccgaaacgtcggacgcttttatcgctagtttttgccTGTAATCAAAAACTAGCAGAAAATAAAATATACTTAGAATACATAGATATAAACTAAATTAGAAAGCCTGCTTAAAAAGATgtgtcttaagatttttcttgaaaactgatACACTATTGGACTGCCTAATCTCAAGAGGAATGCCATTCCACAAGCGTGGAGCACAAACTGAAAACGCCCTAAAACCATAGGTACTAAGTTTATAAGATGGTTCAACTAATCTTAGCTTAGACATTGACCTCAATGTACGACGAGGAACATAAGGCTCCGATAAATCCTTCAAGTAATTAGGAGCTATACCATTAAGTATTTTAAATGTTATaagtaaaattttgaaaattatccTATATTCTACTGGCAGCCAATGCAGTTCTATTAAAAGAGGAGTAACATGATCATATTTCTTAGAAAGTGTTATTAATTTGGCTGCACAATTAAAGACATGCTGAACCCTATCAATTAAGTATTTAGGTAATCCATACATAAGAGAACTACAGTTATCTAAACGAGAAATAACGAAAGCATTAATTAGCACTTTAGTGGTGTCATAACTTAAATACCTTCTTATCTTAGATAGAGTTCTTAAATGATAGAAAGCTGTTTTACAGAGTTCAATAATATGACTATCAAGAGAAAACGTACTGTCAAAAATAACACCAATGTTCCTAGCACTGTCTGATGGTACAATAGTTGACTCGCCAACTTGAATTGATTCAAGTGAAGGCTTCAATCGATGCTTAGCATGCATAACGATCAGTTCAGATTTATCTTGATTCAGTTTTAGGTTGTTTTGCAGCATCCAGTTGTTAACATCTACTATACACTGCTCCAATGTACCCCGGGCAATCTCCAGATCTTCCAGATCATCTGACTTGAAAGTGATGTAAACTTGCGAATCATCCGCATACATATGATATGAAACGCCATGACGACGCATTATGCACCCAACAGGAGATACATACATCAAGTATAAAATCGGGCCCATTACAGAGCCCTGGGGTACCCCGCAAGTTAATGGGCGATTTG
The sequence above is a segment of the Montipora foliosa isolate CH-2021 chromosome 2, ASM3666993v2, whole genome shotgun sequence genome. Coding sequences within it:
- the LOC137991016 gene encoding uncharacterized protein, with the protein product MEENPTSPNSYKTVSGYIHSVSPVKKAANSQTKYFNCSIQTNDTVVRAVCFNPDKKPHLEKIQKRKTAVTLFNVRSSIKDEVESVVIQNNTKMQPVVLPFSYKDISMMSSLPSLASLQDVSLEQLVEVKAKLTRLTAVKTQSNRFGQPLQKQEAILVDHTTSIKVILWQEHCNTLTEEKTYRLKNLRIKESYGTRYVNTPKSEHFEFEEIPAFTQSLAAVATDIESLSQAKMSAKIIGVQSATKSLSCVACKKKVTIKTSGQIANC